A genomic region of Leptospira saintgironsiae contains the following coding sequences:
- a CDS encoding PaaI family thioesterase — MSLLSFAASKVGVFKRILEKWKLFRFNRMIRKNWPVYYRLGPRFEFVSEDLLKLKVRFPFNHKTKGYNGLHFGGAIYAFVDPLYVYSISENLGPEYLVLDTKAEIDFLKASNQDLIIKTEVSSEDIKSIQEECSAKKKTTRIYFLEVLDPSGQKIAIVKKTIYIRKLNPSFPITSRL, encoded by the coding sequence ATGTCTCTATTATCATTCGCGGCTTCTAAAGTCGGTGTCTTTAAAAGAATATTAGAAAAATGGAAACTATTTAGGTTTAATAGAATGATCCGAAAAAATTGGCCAGTTTATTATAGGCTCGGCCCCAGATTTGAATTTGTATCCGAAGATCTTTTAAAACTGAAGGTCCGATTTCCGTTTAATCATAAAACCAAAGGTTATAATGGACTTCATTTCGGAGGAGCAATCTATGCATTCGTAGATCCATTATACGTATATTCGATTTCTGAAAATTTAGGCCCCGAATATCTTGTTTTGGATACTAAAGCAGAGATTGATTTTCTAAAAGCAAGCAACCAAGACCTGATTATAAAAACAGAAGTTTCTTCTGAAGATATAAAATCTATCCAAGAAGAATGTAGTGCTAAAAAGAAAACAACCCGGATCTATTTTTTGGAAGTTTTAGATCCGAGCGGGCAGAAAATTGCGATCGTCAAAAAGACAATTTATATTAGGAAACTGAATCCTTCTTTTCCCATAACTTCCAGACTATAA
- a CDS encoding LytR/AlgR family response regulator transcription factor, with the protein MRILIVEDDILSSRCLEILAKEFLNERIQSIHTVSDPESAAEFIRKNPLDLLFLDINLQGKTGFKLLEIESRSFFQTIIVSSERDNAVKAFEFSVLDFLPKPITRERFGISIQRYLSSHPNIFSPKGIPLKKEEGINLIEPGNIIFARSERNYARLFTKDGGVEKVRKTLDQLQKDLEAHGFFRAHRSYLVRLEEVKKILFKTPTTYRLLLHTDHSIPVSRSQGSKLLSLFKNSNHKVLGLP; encoded by the coding sequence ATGCGAATCCTAATCGTAGAAGATGATATATTGTCCTCTCGCTGTTTGGAAATTTTAGCGAAAGAATTTCTGAATGAAAGGATACAAAGTATCCATACAGTTTCCGATCCGGAATCTGCCGCAGAATTTATACGCAAAAATCCTTTAGATCTATTATTCCTGGATATAAATCTACAAGGAAAAACTGGTTTTAAACTTTTAGAAATCGAAAGCAGAAGTTTTTTCCAAACGATCATAGTATCTTCTGAAAGAGATAACGCAGTAAAAGCTTTTGAATTTTCCGTGTTGGATTTCCTACCAAAACCGATCACGAGAGAAAGATTCGGAATTTCTATCCAAAGATATCTTTCCTCTCATCCGAATATATTCTCTCCGAAAGGAATTCCTCTCAAAAAAGAAGAAGGGATCAATCTTATCGAACCTGGAAATATTATATTCGCAAGATCAGAAAGAAATTACGCCAGATTATTCACCAAAGACGGAGGCGTGGAGAAGGTCCGAAAGACATTAGACCAACTCCAAAAAGACCTGGAAGCCCATGGATTTTTCAGAGCACACAGAAGTTATTTGGTTCGATTAGAAGAAGTCAAAAAAATCTTATTCAAAACACCTACCACCTATCGATTACTACTTCATACCGATCATAGTATCCCCGTTAGTCGATCTCAAGGAAGTAAACTTCTCTCATTATTCAAAAATTCGAATCATAAGGTTTTAGGTCTGCCGTGA
- a CDS encoding pectin acetylesterase-family hydrolase — MKDVKRIWLGGIVLALSVTSFYCSPDQNTNNTQDLALLGGLLETPEKGAGNLAGLDNADPKAQNILDDLTSVVYGSYDVVYIPGAVCGNGTPYKIFVDRADGILDWILGYSSRLLVYMEPGGACWDYESCTGQTGIRGAANPNGIPDNHMNFGAFIDPNVPGGSPNAVISPIILRNHPTGQNVKTSNWNKVFIPYCTGDVYAGNKVATYSDPTGQNPPITYRHVGAKNMELVINWLKNNFNKPKEMFVSGCSAGGAGSMINYHFIRKALSPSKSYLLNDSGPIFPAPGFGNQWPLQQKIKDAWNTEYFISKAQPDFPSVDIRADYGKISEALAQKYPNDKLAITLFRRDANYSMYSYARFYGLDENNPADKEYIIGTLWAQDIENLKAQYDRYPNLEYFIPYYRSINESHCTSIVEFTGTEIENTGITLGTFINDYLLGSSTFRSFFESVNPNDANVTNFWFALVNLLL, encoded by the coding sequence ATGAAAGATGTGAAGAGAATTTGGTTGGGAGGAATAGTACTAGCGTTATCCGTAACGTCATTCTACTGTAGCCCAGACCAAAATACGAACAATACACAAGACCTGGCTTTATTAGGGGGACTTTTAGAAACTCCTGAAAAAGGAGCAGGTAATCTGGCAGGGTTAGACAACGCGGATCCAAAAGCCCAAAATATTTTGGATGATTTAACAAGTGTTGTCTATGGATCTTACGATGTAGTGTATATTCCGGGCGCAGTTTGCGGCAACGGAACCCCTTACAAAATATTCGTGGATCGTGCAGACGGGATCTTAGATTGGATCTTAGGATATTCAAGCAGACTTCTAGTGTATATGGAGCCTGGAGGAGCTTGTTGGGATTACGAAAGTTGCACCGGGCAAACAGGTATCAGAGGGGCCGCGAATCCAAACGGTATTCCTGATAACCATATGAACTTTGGAGCATTTATAGATCCGAATGTTCCTGGCGGAAGTCCAAACGCAGTGATCTCTCCGATCATATTAAGGAACCATCCTACTGGACAGAATGTAAAAACTTCTAATTGGAACAAAGTTTTCATTCCTTATTGCACAGGAGATGTCTATGCAGGCAATAAGGTGGCAACTTATTCGGATCCAACCGGGCAAAATCCTCCAATCACCTATCGTCACGTAGGTGCGAAAAACATGGAGCTTGTAATCAATTGGTTGAAGAATAATTTTAATAAACCAAAAGAGATGTTTGTTTCCGGATGTAGCGCAGGTGGAGCAGGCTCCATGATCAATTATCACTTCATTAGAAAAGCTTTAAGCCCTTCTAAAAGTTATCTATTGAATGATTCCGGCCCAATCTTCCCTGCTCCTGGATTTGGGAACCAATGGCCTTTACAACAAAAGATCAAAGATGCTTGGAATACAGAGTATTTTATAAGCAAGGCTCAACCTGATTTCCCTTCCGTGGATATTCGCGCGGATTATGGAAAGATCAGTGAAGCGTTAGCTCAAAAATACCCAAATGATAAATTGGCGATCACTCTATTCAGAAGAGATGCCAATTATTCAATGTATTCGTACGCAAGATTCTATGGATTGGATGAAAACAATCCCGCGGATAAAGAATACATCATCGGGACTCTTTGGGCTCAGGATATCGAGAATTTAAAGGCTCAATACGATAGATATCCGAATCTAGAATATTTCATACCGTATTATAGAAGTATCAATGAAAGCCATTGTACTTCTATTGTGGAATTTACTGGAACGGAGATAGAAAATACCGGAATTACACTCGGGACCTTCATCAATGATTATCTACTTGGAAGTTCTACATTCAGAAGTTTTTTCGAAAGTGTGAATCCGAACGATGCAAACGTTACGAATTTCTGGTTCGCGTTAGTTAATCTTCTACTATAA
- a CDS encoding sensor histidine kinase, giving the protein MKHFYVAIRFRTKNFILFIKKHFQILREVRSNEEFIRSAYFEVYLILRYLFPFLFVVYIPFAVLDWADFLKNSGYFPLLIYNSVFIPGCFLFTALLNSPILKSENGRRWLTVAGTLFLTSAGTAMNLLIFQFGTDISLFAFTQLGIAVLLRYPDKTKKVIYFTNYAVFFAAMFWLEKNSSFLIQNFFFTMVMTILLDLISFLTKVNSFHKEQSIRDLNRKLVMESIKKSEILRIAIHDLKSPVTGILSLVGLYTREPSHIPTNRVVSSYADPPEILDHIDRTSRKILESIEDVLYLASSGDAETIENQTQKLNPELLLKSVTCNLNFLFTSKNIRVEDNLSEYNFYFQANPQILYRVFDNLLSNAAKFSPENSEISLKSELITETYEKILIIKIEDSGPGFQPEDEKDMFREFSILSAKPTGSESSSGIGLALAKKLLDRMGIRIRLGNSERLGGAQVILEFPQSKAK; this is encoded by the coding sequence GTGAAACATTTCTACGTAGCTATTCGATTTAGGACCAAAAACTTTATATTATTTATAAAGAAACATTTTCAGATCTTAAGAGAAGTTAGAAGTAACGAAGAATTCATCCGATCCGCTTACTTCGAAGTATATTTAATACTCAGATATCTTTTCCCATTTCTATTCGTAGTTTATATTCCTTTTGCAGTTTTAGATTGGGCAGATTTTCTAAAAAATTCTGGATACTTTCCACTCTTGATCTATAACTCAGTTTTTATTCCTGGCTGTTTTCTTTTTACTGCACTTTTAAATTCTCCAATTCTCAAAAGTGAAAACGGCAGAAGATGGCTCACAGTAGCGGGAACCTTATTCTTAACTTCTGCAGGAACAGCGATGAACCTGCTCATCTTTCAGTTTGGGACAGATATTTCTCTATTTGCATTTACCCAACTAGGAATTGCAGTACTCCTTCGTTATCCTGATAAAACGAAGAAGGTTATCTACTTCACAAATTACGCAGTATTCTTCGCAGCCATGTTCTGGTTGGAAAAGAACTCATCATTCCTGATCCAAAATTTTTTCTTCACAATGGTTATGACGATTCTATTAGATCTGATCAGCTTTCTCACCAAAGTGAATTCATTTCATAAAGAACAATCTATCCGAGATCTGAATCGTAAGTTAGTGATGGAATCTATTAAAAAATCTGAAATTTTAAGAATAGCGATCCATGATCTTAAAAGTCCTGTCACCGGGATCTTGAGTTTGGTAGGGCTTTATACAAGAGAACCAAGTCATATTCCTACAAATCGGGTTGTTTCTTCTTATGCAGATCCTCCTGAAATTCTGGATCATATAGACAGAACTTCCCGTAAAATTTTAGAATCGATCGAAGATGTTCTATATCTGGCAAGTTCAGGAGATGCGGAAACGATTGAGAACCAAACCCAAAAATTAAACCCTGAATTATTATTAAAATCAGTAACCTGCAATCTTAATTTTCTATTCACCTCAAAGAATATAAGAGTAGAAGATAACCTTTCTGAGTATAATTTCTACTTCCAAGCAAATCCACAGATACTGTATAGAGTATTCGACAATTTACTAAGCAACGCCGCCAAATTCTCTCCTGAAAATTCAGAAATTTCTCTCAAAAGTGAACTCATCACAGAAACGTATGAGAAAATTCTAATTATCAAAATAGAAGATTCAGGACCAGGATTCCAACCCGAAGACGAAAAAGATATGTTTAGGGAATTTTCTATTCTTTCCGCAAAACCTACTGGCTCCGAATCCTCAAGTGGGATCGGACTCGCGCTGGCCAAAAAGTTATTAGATAGAATGGGAATTCGTATCCGCCTAGGTAACTCCGAACGACTCGGGGGAGCCCAGGTAATATTAGAATTTCCGCAATCAAAAGCGAAATAG
- a CDS encoding bile acid:sodium symporter family protein: MQLGAVEKGLLPALLAIVMLGMGFGLAIGDFRRIFTTPLQTLVGTLGHFVIMPLAAYAVVLILGLEYELALGVILVGSSPSGTTSNLVNYLAKGDVALAVVITALSTLLCPLLTPIIVTFFGSLLDPTGASVMQISFVEMLKTVVVIIVLPISIGMAVKHKFPNIAQKIETPYKIFSILFLVFVVAFVTYKNRENFIEMVLLVGLAVILHNTFGFIAGYLFPKVLGIAEKQARTISIEVAIQNTTLGMTLAIQFFGPKVALPSAIFSIWMYIAGIAMALFWGYVVPLKEEKTA, from the coding sequence ATGCAATTAGGTGCAGTCGAAAAGGGGCTACTTCCGGCTCTTTTGGCAATCGTAATGCTCGGAATGGGTTTCGGGCTAGCAATCGGAGACTTTAGACGTATTTTTACAACTCCTCTCCAAACTTTGGTCGGTACCTTGGGTCATTTTGTGATCATGCCTTTGGCTGCTTACGCAGTTGTATTGATCTTAGGTTTGGAATACGAACTCGCGTTAGGCGTCATTCTTGTCGGATCTAGTCCTAGCGGAACTACTTCCAATTTGGTTAATTATTTGGCAAAGGGAGATGTTGCTCTTGCAGTTGTGATCACTGCACTTTCTACACTTCTTTGTCCTTTGCTGACTCCTATCATAGTTACATTTTTCGGTTCCTTATTGGATCCAACCGGCGCAAGTGTAATGCAGATCTCTTTTGTGGAGATGCTCAAGACTGTTGTAGTGATTATAGTGCTTCCGATTTCCATAGGTATGGCAGTAAAACATAAGTTTCCTAATATTGCTCAGAAGATTGAAACTCCTTATAAAATTTTCTCGATTCTCTTCTTGGTTTTCGTAGTTGCTTTTGTAACTTATAAGAACAGGGAGAATTTTATAGAAATGGTTCTTTTAGTAGGACTTGCGGTCATTCTTCATAATACTTTTGGATTTATAGCAGGTTATCTTTTTCCAAAGGTACTTGGGATTGCGGAGAAGCAAGCGAGAACGATCTCTATCGAAGTTGCGATCCAGAATACCACTCTTGGTATGACTCTTGCGATCCAATTTTTTGGACCTAAGGTGGCGCTTCCTTCTGCGATATTCAGTATTTGGATGTACATTGCAGGAATTGCAATGGCTCTTTTCTGGGGTTATGTTGTTCCTTTGAAAGAGGAAAAGACAGCTTAA